Proteins encoded by one window of Xyrauchen texanus isolate HMW12.3.18 chromosome 24, RBS_HiC_50CHRs, whole genome shotgun sequence:
- the LOC127618153 gene encoding VIP peptides-like → MFKAMRVRNGSQLLLVTTLCSVLYARTLSLPYASMRDTRHADGLFTSGYSKLLGQLSARRYLESLIGKRVSDDLMEGQAPTKRHSDAIFTDNYSRFRKQMAVKKYLNSVLTGKRSQEDPPSVQEESTGGETTFRESYDDITIDRLMNHIPLPL, encoded by the exons AT GTTTAAAGCAATGCGCGTGAGGAACGGCTCTCAGCTTCTGCTCGTGACAACCCTCTGCAGTGTTTTATATGCCCGGACCTTAAGTTTACCCTACGCCTCCATGAG AGATACAAGACATGCAGATGGTCTCTTCACAAGCGGATACAGTAAACTTCTAGGACAGTTATCTGCCAGACGGTACCTGGAGTCATTGATCGGGAAGCGAGTCAG TGATGATTTGATGGAAGGCCAGGCGCCAACGAAGCGTCATTCAGACGCAATATTCACAGACAACTACAGTCGCTTTCGCAAGCAGATGGCGGTGAAGAAATATCTCAACTCCGTTCTCACGGGAAAGAGAAG TCAAGAAGACCCACCGAGCGTGCAGGAAGAATCGACTGGCGGAGAGACCACGTTTCGGGAGAGCTATGATGACATCACTATAGACCGACTTATGAATCACATACCACTG CCTCTCTGA